A part of Brassica rapa cultivar Chiifu-401-42 chromosome A05, CAAS_Brap_v3.01, whole genome shotgun sequence genomic DNA contains:
- the LOC103866344 gene encoding nuclear transcription factor Y subunit B-5: MAGNYPSFQNPIPRFQNYNFASTSSHHHQHHDGLVVEQEENMVIKEQDRLLPIANVGRIMKNILPPNAKISKEAKETMQECVSEFISFVTGEASDKCHKEKRKTVNGDDICWAMANLGFDDYAEQLKKYSNRYRVIEGEKSNHHGKGEAKSSPDN, encoded by the coding sequence ATGGCTGGGAACTATCCTTCCTTCCAAAACCCAATCCCTAGATTCCAAAATTACAACTTTGCGAGCACCTcctctcatcatcatcaacatcatgATGGTTTAGTGGTGGAACAAGAGGAAAACATGGTGATAAAAGAACAAGACAGGCTACTTCCGATAGCAAACGTAGGAAGGATCATGAAGAACATTCTCCCACCAAACGCAAAGATTTCTAAAGAAGCAAAAGAGACTATGCAAGAATGTGTCTCCGAGTTCATAAGCTTTGTCACTGGAGAAGCCTCCGATAAATGCCACAAGGAGAAGAGAAAGACAGTTAATGGAGACGATATCTGTTGGGCTATGGCAAATCTAGGGTTTGATGATTACGCTGAGCAGCTCAAAAAGTACTCAAATCGTTACCGAGTTATTGAAGGAGAGAAATCTAATCATCACGGCAAAGGAGAAGCTAAATCTTCACCGGACAATTAA